From a region of the Falco peregrinus isolate bFalPer1 chromosome 5, bFalPer1.pri, whole genome shotgun sequence genome:
- the RAB40C gene encoding ras-related protein Rab-40C — MRGRMGTQGSPVKSYDYLLKFLLVGDSDVGKGEILESLQDGASESPYAYSNGIDYKTTTILLDGRRVKLELWDTSGQGRFCTIFRSYSRGAQGILLVYDITNRWSFDGIDRWIKEIDEHAPGVPRILVGNRLHLAFKRQVPTEQARAYAEKNCMTFFEVSPLCNFNVIESFTELSRIVLMRHGMEKIWRPNRVFSLQDLCCRAIVSCTPVHLIDKLPLPVTIKSHLKSFSMANGMNAVMMHGRSYSLASSGGGSSSKGNSLKRSKSIRPPQSPPQNCSRNNCKIS, encoded by the exons ATGAGAGGGAGGATGGGCACGCAGGGCAGCCCGGTGAAGAGCTACGATTACCTCCTCAAGTTCCTGCTGGTGGGGGACAGCGACGTGGGCAAGGGCGAGATCCTGGAGAGCCTGCAGGACGGCGCCTCCGAGTCCCCCTACGCCTACAGCAACG GAATTGACTACAAGACCACTACTATCTTGTTGGATGGCAGAAGGGTCAAGCTGGAACTCTG GGACACATCAGGGCAAGGAAGATTTTGCACCATTTTCAGATCCTACTCTAGAGGAGCCCAG GGAATTCTCTTGGTGTACGACATCACTAATCGCTGGTCCTTCGATGGGATAGACCGATGGATAAAGGAAATAGATGAG cATGCCCCAGGCGTCCCTCGGATCCTGGTGGGAAACAGGCTTCACCTTGCCTTCAAGCGGCAGGTGCCAACGGAGCAGGCCCGGGCTTACGCGGAGAAGAACTGCATGACGTTTTTTGAAGTCAGCCCCCTGTGCAACTTCAACGTCATAGAGTCCTTCACAGAGTTGTCCCGTATCGTCCTTATGCGGCACGGCATGGAGAAGATCTGGAGACCCAACAGAG TGTTCAGCTTACAGGACCTGTGCTGCCGAGCCATTGTTTCCTGCACCCCAGTCCACCTCATCGACAAGCTGCCGTTGCCCGTCACCATCAAGAGTCACCTGAAATCCTTCTCGATGGCCAACGGGATGAATGCAGTGATGATGCACGGCCGGTCGTAttccttggccagcagtgggggtggaagcagcagcaaaggtaACAGCTTGAAGAGATCCAAATCAATTCGAccaccccagagccccccacaGAACTGCTCACGCAACAACTGCAAGATCTCTTAG